From a single Natronorubrum tibetense GA33 genomic region:
- the lysA gene encoding diaminopimelate decarboxylase: MTEFAESPAVRRLVDWDAEALRDLVADYGSPLYVLDLERVRENAHRIRSAFPDAEILYAVKANALGDVLETLHAEGVGLECASAGELKRALAAVDSSTEGDATGADVHYTAVNPPARDLDWVVDAWEDNPDLTITAGAEDTIDRLENRGYDGRLCLRVNPGIGAGHHEKVQTGANAKFGVPAERAVDVLTDAAERGFDVVGIHAHVGSGVSSDQLDDHREFVERMGNLARDVSNAIAAVDGDGLEFVDVGGGFGVPYRDEEEPLDLEAVADATREAIGEVDARLTIEPGRYFVADAGVLLTEVNTVKEARDTLAVGVDAGMTTLLRPAMYDAYHPIRNLTADSSTTGGHGGDTDTNNSHTSREIRPQTITGPICESGDVFCTDRRLPASERGDVLAIGNTGAYGYEMANQYNSRPRPASVVLDGDGVRLARRRETLDDITRLETERSDPTDKAGGAGSNGNADTDADREAHNGHDTR; the protein is encoded by the coding sequence ATGACTGAGTTCGCCGAGTCACCTGCCGTCCGCCGTCTCGTAGACTGGGACGCGGAGGCGCTGCGTGATCTCGTCGCCGACTACGGCTCGCCGCTGTACGTCCTCGATCTCGAGCGCGTCCGCGAGAACGCTCACCGAATCCGGTCTGCGTTTCCGGACGCAGAAATCCTCTACGCCGTGAAGGCGAACGCTCTGGGAGACGTCCTCGAGACCCTCCACGCGGAAGGCGTGGGTCTCGAGTGCGCCTCCGCAGGCGAACTCAAGCGCGCGCTCGCAGCTGTCGACTCGAGCACCGAAGGCGACGCGACGGGTGCGGACGTCCACTACACGGCCGTCAACCCGCCCGCGCGTGACCTCGACTGGGTCGTCGACGCCTGGGAAGACAATCCCGACCTAACGATCACCGCTGGAGCCGAGGATACGATCGACCGCCTCGAGAACCGGGGCTACGACGGCCGGCTCTGTCTCCGGGTCAATCCGGGCATCGGCGCGGGCCACCACGAGAAAGTCCAGACCGGCGCCAACGCGAAGTTCGGCGTCCCCGCAGAGCGCGCGGTCGACGTGCTCACCGACGCCGCCGAGCGCGGCTTCGACGTCGTCGGCATCCACGCCCACGTGGGATCGGGCGTCTCGAGCGACCAACTCGACGATCACCGGGAGTTCGTCGAGCGGATGGGGAATCTGGCGCGAGACGTGAGCAACGCGATCGCGGCCGTCGACGGCGACGGCCTCGAGTTCGTCGACGTCGGCGGCGGCTTCGGCGTTCCATATCGCGACGAGGAGGAACCACTGGACCTCGAGGCGGTCGCCGATGCGACGCGCGAGGCGATCGGCGAGGTCGACGCGAGGCTGACGATCGAACCCGGCCGCTACTTCGTGGCCGACGCGGGCGTCCTCCTGACCGAAGTCAACACCGTCAAGGAGGCCCGCGACACGCTCGCGGTCGGCGTCGACGCCGGAATGACGACGCTGCTCCGGCCCGCGATGTACGACGCTTACCACCCGATCCGGAATCTGACGGCGGACTCGAGCACCACCGGCGGGCACGGCGGCGACACCGACACGAACAACAGCCACACCAGCCGCGAGATCCGCCCACAGACCATCACCGGCCCGATCTGCGAGAGCGGGGACGTGTTCTGTACCGACCGTCGACTGCCTGCGAGCGAGCGCGGCGATGTCCTCGCGATCGGAAACACGGGGGCCTACGGCTACGAGATGGCCAACCAGTACAACTCCCGTCCCCGGCCGGCCTCGGTCGTCCTCGACGGCGACGGCGTGCGACTCGCCCGTCGCCGCGAGACGCTCGACGACATCACTCGGCTCGAGACCGAGCGCTCCGACCCGACGGACAAAGCCGGCGGCGCCGGATCGAACGGGAACGCTGATACCGACGCAGACCGAGAAGCACATAACGGCCACGATACTCGATAG
- the dapF gene encoding diaminopimelate epimerase, with protein MTVPFQKYHGTGNDFLIIHADEYVSDRGALAVRECDRENGVGADGILYLALEEKFRPPRVVMTLVQPDGSTAPMCGNGARCAAEWAMDRTDTDSVMIDTQSGTLRADRTDGVVTIEMGTPTFDPDDVPVRADDPVFEEEIDGLEVTMVNTGVPHAVAFVDDVDDVDLEAVAPPVRHGDAFPKGTNVTIASPDGDGGFDQRTYERGVEAETDSCGTGAVAIAVVARRLGRTDADPVEVRPPGGDLQVSFNDRGNATLTGPVEHEFDGEVTPESPAEL; from the coding sequence ATGACCGTACCATTTCAGAAGTACCACGGCACCGGCAACGACTTTCTAATTATCCACGCGGACGAGTACGTCTCCGATCGGGGGGCACTCGCGGTCCGCGAGTGCGATCGCGAGAACGGCGTCGGTGCCGACGGAATCCTCTATCTCGCACTCGAGGAGAAATTTAGGCCCCCACGCGTCGTGATGACGCTGGTCCAGCCCGATGGCTCGACGGCTCCGATGTGCGGCAACGGCGCACGCTGTGCCGCCGAGTGGGCCATGGACCGTACCGACACCGATAGCGTCATGATCGACACGCAGTCCGGCACCCTGCGCGCGGATCGGACCGACGGCGTGGTCACCATCGAGATGGGGACGCCGACGTTCGATCCCGACGACGTTCCAGTGCGGGCGGACGACCCGGTCTTCGAGGAGGAGATCGACGGCCTCGAGGTGACGATGGTCAACACCGGCGTCCCACACGCCGTCGCGTTCGTCGACGATGTCGACGATGTCGACCTCGAGGCGGTTGCGCCGCCGGTGCGCCACGGCGACGCGTTCCCGAAGGGGACGAACGTCACGATCGCCAGCCCCGACGGCGACGGCGGCTTCGACCAGCGGACCTACGAGCGCGGCGTCGAAGCCGAGACGGACTCCTGTGGGACGGGCGCTGTCGCCATCGCCGTCGTCGCTCGTCGCCTCGGACGCACCGACGCCGACCCGGTTGAAGTACGTCCACCAGGTGGCGACCTGCAGGTCAGCTTCAACGACCGCGGAAACGCGACGCTCACGGGTCCCGTCGAACACGAGTTCGACGGCGAAGTCACGCCCGAATCGCCGGCCGAACTGTGA